The proteins below are encoded in one region of Lagenorhynchus albirostris chromosome 7, mLagAlb1.1, whole genome shotgun sequence:
- the PTPA gene encoding serine/threonine-protein phosphatase 2A activator isoform X2, with translation MGKWKRSQAYADYIGFILTLNEGVKGKKLSFEYRVSEAIEKLVALLNTLDRWIDETPPVDQPSRFGNKAYRTWYAKLDEEAENLVATVVPTHLAAAVPEVAVYLKESVGNSTRIDYGTGHEAAFAAFLCCLCKIGVLRVDDQIAIVFKVFNRYLEVMRKLQKTYRMEPAGSQGVWGLDDFQFLPFIWGSSQLIDHPCLEPRHFVDEKAVNECHKDYMFLECVLFITEMKTGPFAEHSNQLWNISAVPSWSKVNQGLIRMYKAECLEKFPVIQHFKFGSLLPIHPVTSC, from the exons ATGGGCAAATGGAAGCGTTCTCAG GCGTACGCTGACTACATCGGATTCATCCTCACCCTCAACGAAGGTGTGAAGGGGAAGAAGCTGAGCTTCGAGTACAGAGTCTCCGAG GCCATTGAGAAACTGGTCGCTCTTCTTAACACGCTGGACAGGTGGATTGACGAGACTCCTCCAGTGGACCAGCCCTCTCGATTTGGGAACAAGGCCTACAGGACCTGGTATGCCAAACTGGACGAG GAAGCAGAAAACTTGGTGGCCACAGTGGTCCCCACCCATCTGGCAGCTGCTGTGCCCGAGGTGGCTGTTTACCTGAAGGAGTCAGTAGGGAACTCCACGCGCATCGACTACGGCACAG GACATGaagctgcttttgctgctttcCTCTGCTGTCTCTGCAAGATAGGGGTGCTGCGAGTGGACGACCAAATAGCCATTGTCTTCAAGGTGTTCAATCG GTACCTTGAGGTTATGCGGAAGCTCCAGAAGACGTACAGGATGGAGCCGGCCGGCAGCCAGGGCGTGTGGGGCCTGGATGACTTCCAGTTTCTGCCCTTCATCTGGGGCAGTTCGCAGCTGATAG ACCACCCGTGTCTGGAGCCCAGGCACTTTGTCGATGAGAAGGCCGTGAACGAGTGCCACAAGGACTACATGTTCCTGGAGTGCGTCCTGTTTATCACCGAG atgaagaCAGGCCCCTTTGCAGAGCACTCCAACCAGCTGTGGAACATCAGTGCCGTCCCCTCCTGGTCCAAAGTGAACCAGGGGCTCATCCGCATGTATAAGGCCGAG TGCCTGGAGAAGTTCCCCGTGATCCAGCACTTCAAGTTCGGGAGCCTGCTGCCCATCCATCCGGTCACGTCGTGCTAG
- the CRAT gene encoding carnitine O-acetyltransferase isoform X2 → MEDGQQKEKVKPLGFLKPSSMMTVSSRFKTHQDSLPRLPVPPLQQTLDHYLKALQPIVSEEEWAQTKQLVEEFQTAGGVGERLQKGLERRARKMENWLSDWWLKTAYLQYRQPVVIYSSPGLVLPRQDFVDRQGQLRFAAKLIEGVLDFKARIDHETLPVEYLGGKPLCMNQYYQILSSCRVPGPKQDSVTNFSKTKKPPMHITVVHNYQFFELDVYHSDGTPLTSDQIFTQLEKIWNSSLQTNKEPVGILTSNHRNSWAKAYSTLIKDKVNRESVHSIQKSIFTVCLDAPMPWVSEDVRRSQVAGQMLHGGGSKLNSGNRWFDKTLQFIVAEDGSCGLVYEHAAAEGPPIITLVDHVIEFTKKPELVRSPMVPLPMPKKLRFNITPEIKSDIEKAKQNLSIMIQDLDITMLMFHHFGKDFPKSEKLSPDSFIQMALQLAYYRIYGQACATYESASLRMFHLGRTDTIRSASMDSLTFVKAMDNPDVTEHQKVGLLRKAVQAHRAYTEQAIRGEAFDRHLLGLKLQAIEDLVSMPDIFMDTSYAIAMHFNLSTSQVPAKTDCVMFFGPVVPDGYGVCYNPMEAHINFSVSAYNSCAETNAVRLAHYLEKALLDMRALLQSHPQAKL, encoded by the exons ATGGAGGACGGGCAGCAGAAAGAGAAG GTGAAGCCCCTGGGCTTCCTCAAGCCCTCCTCCATGATGACGGTTTCCAGTCGCTTTAAGACACACCAGGACTCACTACCCCGGCTGCCCGTGCCCCCGCTCCAGCAGACCCTGGACCATTATCTCAAGGCGCTGCAGCCCATCGTGAGCGAGGAGGAGTGGGCCCAAACCAAGCAGCTGGTGGAAGAGTTTCAGACCGCGGGGGGCGTAGGGGAGCGCCTGCAGAAGGGGCTGGAGCGCAGGGCCAGGAAGATGGAGAACTGG CTGTCcgactggtggcttaaaacagcctATCTCCAGTACCGCCAGCCCGTAGTCATCTATTCCAGCCCTGGTTTGGTGCTGCCCAGGCAAGACTTTGTGGATCGGCAGGGCCAGCTCAG GTTCGCTGCCAAATTAATCGAGGGTGTGTTGGATTTCAAGGCCAGGATTGACCA CGAGACCCTGCCCGTGGAGTACCTGGGGGGAAAGCCGCTGTGCATGAACCAGTACTATCAGATCCTGTCCTCCTGCCGCGTGCCGGGCCCCAAGCAGGATTCGGTCACCAACTTCAGCAAGACCAAGAAGCCACCCATGCACATCACCGTGGTGCACAACTACCAA TTTTTCGAGTTGGATGTGTACCACAGCGATGGGACGCCCCTGACCTCGGATCAGATCTTCACGCAGCTAGAGAAGATCTGGAACTCATCACTGCAAACCAACAAAGAGCCTGTGGGCATCCTCACCTCCAACCACCGTAACTCCTGGGCCAAGGCATACAGCACCCTCATCAAAG ACAAGGTGAACCGGGAGTCAGTGCACTCCATTCAGAAGAGCATCTTCACCGTGTGCCTGGACGCACCCATGCCTTGGGTCTCGGAAGACGTGCGCCGCAGCCAGGTGGCTGGCCAGATGCTGCACGGGGGTGGCAGCAAGCTCAACAGCGGCAACCGCTGGTTCGACAAAACGCTGCAG TTCATCGTGGCAGAAGACGGCTCCTGTGGGCTCGTTTATGAGCATGCGGCAGCAGAGGGACCCCCCATCATCACCCTTGTGGACCACGTCATTGAGTTCAC GAAGAAGCCCGAGCTCGTGCGGTCTCCCATGGTGCCCCTGCCCATGCCCAAGAAGCTGCGGTTCAACATCACCCCCGAGATCAAGAGCGACATCGAGAAGGCCAAGCAGAATCTCAGCAT CATGATCCAGGACCTGGACATCACGATGTTGATGTTCCACCACTTTGGGAAGGACTTCCCCAAGTCTGAGAAGCTGAGCCCAGACTCCTTCATCCAGATGGCACTACAGCTGGCCTACTACAG gaTCTACGGGCAGGCGTGCGCCACCTATGAAAGCGCCTCTCTGCGCATGTTTCACCTGGGCCGTACCGACACCATCCGCTCGGCCTCCATGGACTCACTGACCTTCGTCAAGGCCATGGATAACCCTGATGTGACG gagCACCAGAAGGTGGGGCTGCTGCGGAAGGCCGTGCAGGCCCACCGAGCCTACACCGAGCAG GCCATCCGTGGGGAGGCCTTCGACCGCCACCTCCTGGGCCTGAAGCTGCAGGCCATCGAAGACCTGGTGAGCATGCCCGACATCTTCATGGACACCTCCTACGCCATCGCCATGCACTTCAACCTCTCCACCAGCCAG GTCCCTGCCAAGACAGACTGTGTCATGTTCTTTGGGCCTGTGGTCCCAGATGGCTACGGTGTCTGCTATAACCCCATGGAGGCGCACATCAACTTCTCCGTGTCGGCCTACAACAGCTGCGCAGAGACCAATGCGGTCCGCCTGGCGCACTACCTGGAGAAGGCGCTCCTGGACATGCGCGCTCTGCTGCAGAGCCACCCCCAGGCCAAGCTCTGA
- the CRAT gene encoding carnitine O-acetyltransferase isoform X1: MLAFAARTVVKPLGFLKPSSMMTVSSRFKTHQDSLPRLPVPPLQQTLDHYLKALQPIVSEEEWAQTKQLVEEFQTAGGVGERLQKGLERRARKMENWLSDWWLKTAYLQYRQPVVIYSSPGLVLPRQDFVDRQGQLRFAAKLIEGVLDFKARIDHETLPVEYLGGKPLCMNQYYQILSSCRVPGPKQDSVTNFSKTKKPPMHITVVHNYQFFELDVYHSDGTPLTSDQIFTQLEKIWNSSLQTNKEPVGILTSNHRNSWAKAYSTLIKDKVNRESVHSIQKSIFTVCLDAPMPWVSEDVRRSQVAGQMLHGGGSKLNSGNRWFDKTLQFIVAEDGSCGLVYEHAAAEGPPIITLVDHVIEFTKKPELVRSPMVPLPMPKKLRFNITPEIKSDIEKAKQNLSIMIQDLDITMLMFHHFGKDFPKSEKLSPDSFIQMALQLAYYRIYGQACATYESASLRMFHLGRTDTIRSASMDSLTFVKAMDNPDVTEHQKVGLLRKAVQAHRAYTEQAIRGEAFDRHLLGLKLQAIEDLVSMPDIFMDTSYAIAMHFNLSTSQVPAKTDCVMFFGPVVPDGYGVCYNPMEAHINFSVSAYNSCAETNAVRLAHYLEKALLDMRALLQSHPQAKL; encoded by the exons ATGTTGGCCTTCGCTGCCAGGACCGTG GTGAAGCCCCTGGGCTTCCTCAAGCCCTCCTCCATGATGACGGTTTCCAGTCGCTTTAAGACACACCAGGACTCACTACCCCGGCTGCCCGTGCCCCCGCTCCAGCAGACCCTGGACCATTATCTCAAGGCGCTGCAGCCCATCGTGAGCGAGGAGGAGTGGGCCCAAACCAAGCAGCTGGTGGAAGAGTTTCAGACCGCGGGGGGCGTAGGGGAGCGCCTGCAGAAGGGGCTGGAGCGCAGGGCCAGGAAGATGGAGAACTGG CTGTCcgactggtggcttaaaacagcctATCTCCAGTACCGCCAGCCCGTAGTCATCTATTCCAGCCCTGGTTTGGTGCTGCCCAGGCAAGACTTTGTGGATCGGCAGGGCCAGCTCAG GTTCGCTGCCAAATTAATCGAGGGTGTGTTGGATTTCAAGGCCAGGATTGACCA CGAGACCCTGCCCGTGGAGTACCTGGGGGGAAAGCCGCTGTGCATGAACCAGTACTATCAGATCCTGTCCTCCTGCCGCGTGCCGGGCCCCAAGCAGGATTCGGTCACCAACTTCAGCAAGACCAAGAAGCCACCCATGCACATCACCGTGGTGCACAACTACCAA TTTTTCGAGTTGGATGTGTACCACAGCGATGGGACGCCCCTGACCTCGGATCAGATCTTCACGCAGCTAGAGAAGATCTGGAACTCATCACTGCAAACCAACAAAGAGCCTGTGGGCATCCTCACCTCCAACCACCGTAACTCCTGGGCCAAGGCATACAGCACCCTCATCAAAG ACAAGGTGAACCGGGAGTCAGTGCACTCCATTCAGAAGAGCATCTTCACCGTGTGCCTGGACGCACCCATGCCTTGGGTCTCGGAAGACGTGCGCCGCAGCCAGGTGGCTGGCCAGATGCTGCACGGGGGTGGCAGCAAGCTCAACAGCGGCAACCGCTGGTTCGACAAAACGCTGCAG TTCATCGTGGCAGAAGACGGCTCCTGTGGGCTCGTTTATGAGCATGCGGCAGCAGAGGGACCCCCCATCATCACCCTTGTGGACCACGTCATTGAGTTCAC GAAGAAGCCCGAGCTCGTGCGGTCTCCCATGGTGCCCCTGCCCATGCCCAAGAAGCTGCGGTTCAACATCACCCCCGAGATCAAGAGCGACATCGAGAAGGCCAAGCAGAATCTCAGCAT CATGATCCAGGACCTGGACATCACGATGTTGATGTTCCACCACTTTGGGAAGGACTTCCCCAAGTCTGAGAAGCTGAGCCCAGACTCCTTCATCCAGATGGCACTACAGCTGGCCTACTACAG gaTCTACGGGCAGGCGTGCGCCACCTATGAAAGCGCCTCTCTGCGCATGTTTCACCTGGGCCGTACCGACACCATCCGCTCGGCCTCCATGGACTCACTGACCTTCGTCAAGGCCATGGATAACCCTGATGTGACG gagCACCAGAAGGTGGGGCTGCTGCGGAAGGCCGTGCAGGCCCACCGAGCCTACACCGAGCAG GCCATCCGTGGGGAGGCCTTCGACCGCCACCTCCTGGGCCTGAAGCTGCAGGCCATCGAAGACCTGGTGAGCATGCCCGACATCTTCATGGACACCTCCTACGCCATCGCCATGCACTTCAACCTCTCCACCAGCCAG GTCCCTGCCAAGACAGACTGTGTCATGTTCTTTGGGCCTGTGGTCCCAGATGGCTACGGTGTCTGCTATAACCCCATGGAGGCGCACATCAACTTCTCCGTGTCGGCCTACAACAGCTGCGCAGAGACCAATGCGGTCCGCCTGGCGCACTACCTGGAGAAGGCGCTCCTGGACATGCGCGCTCTGCTGCAGAGCCACCCCCAGGCCAAGCTCTGA
- the PTPA gene encoding serine/threonine-protein phosphatase 2A activator isoform X4, which translates to MAEGQQRSQPDSSEDIPPATQNFIIPKKEIHTVPDMGKWKRSQAYADYIGFILTLNEGVKGKKLSFEYRVSEAIEKLVALLNTLDRWIDETPPVDQPSRFGNKAYRTWYAKLDEEAENLVATVVPTHLAAAVPEVAVYLKESVGNSTRIDYGTGHEAAFAAFLCCLCKIGVLRVDDQIAIVFKVFNRYLEVMRKLQKTYRMEPAGSQGVWGLDDFQFLPFIWGSSQLIDHPCLEPRHFVDEKAVNECHKDYMFLECVLFITEMKTGPFAEHSNQLWNISAVPSWSKVNQGLIRMYKAECLEKFPVIQHFKFGSLLPIHPVTSC; encoded by the exons ATGGCTGAGGGCCAGCAGCGGTCGCAGCCAG attctTCGGAGGATATCCCTCCAGCCACTCAGAACTTCATCATTCCAAAAAAAGAGATCCACACTGTTCCAGACATGGGCAAATGGAAGCGTTCTCAG GCGTACGCTGACTACATCGGATTCATCCTCACCCTCAACGAAGGTGTGAAGGGGAAGAAGCTGAGCTTCGAGTACAGAGTCTCCGAG GCCATTGAGAAACTGGTCGCTCTTCTTAACACGCTGGACAGGTGGATTGACGAGACTCCTCCAGTGGACCAGCCCTCTCGATTTGGGAACAAGGCCTACAGGACCTGGTATGCCAAACTGGACGAG GAAGCAGAAAACTTGGTGGCCACAGTGGTCCCCACCCATCTGGCAGCTGCTGTGCCCGAGGTGGCTGTTTACCTGAAGGAGTCAGTAGGGAACTCCACGCGCATCGACTACGGCACAG GACATGaagctgcttttgctgctttcCTCTGCTGTCTCTGCAAGATAGGGGTGCTGCGAGTGGACGACCAAATAGCCATTGTCTTCAAGGTGTTCAATCG GTACCTTGAGGTTATGCGGAAGCTCCAGAAGACGTACAGGATGGAGCCGGCCGGCAGCCAGGGCGTGTGGGGCCTGGATGACTTCCAGTTTCTGCCCTTCATCTGGGGCAGTTCGCAGCTGATAG ACCACCCGTGTCTGGAGCCCAGGCACTTTGTCGATGAGAAGGCCGTGAACGAGTGCCACAAGGACTACATGTTCCTGGAGTGCGTCCTGTTTATCACCGAG atgaagaCAGGCCCCTTTGCAGAGCACTCCAACCAGCTGTGGAACATCAGTGCCGTCCCCTCCTGGTCCAAAGTGAACCAGGGGCTCATCCGCATGTATAAGGCCGAG TGCCTGGAGAAGTTCCCCGTGATCCAGCACTTCAAGTTCGGGAGCCTGCTGCCCATCCATCCGGTCACGTCGTGCTAG